A genomic region of Alnus glutinosa chromosome 11, dhAlnGlut1.1, whole genome shotgun sequence contains the following coding sequences:
- the LOC133881675 gene encoding uncharacterized protein LOC133881675: protein MDFRPNHSTNSPSSSPSSSSSTPNPPTTTATTTTIASAADSDPMHSWWESVSKARSRIHALSSILYHSSDSSSFSFSSLADSDRPALSLLSSHAAYSLLSSALSAPLSGSGSDPLCQWLYDTYLSSDPHLRLVVLSFLPLLSALYLSRVHSSESASLAGFEAVLLALYAAETKARNGKPLLISIPDLSQPSLYHTPRRLANNNNNNNNSRPSVGVLSPPLEPQVAVKSTKRACIVGVALDCYYKQISQMPSWSKLQFCRSVAAWAGQDCSCQREFDKDEDEFENCTSFSDGEISIEGVAQEMDKKLVIERNGEDSEPNGTRIPLPWELLQPALRILGHCLLAPLNSQDVKDAAALAARSLYARASHELVPQAILATRSLIQLDKRARSTAKVEAAAAANANASSNVNTPSKAKKPEILLVSK, encoded by the coding sequence ATGGACTTCCGTCCGAACCACTCCACCAACTCCCCCTCCTCCTCcccctcttcctcctcctccaccccTAACCCCcccaccaccaccgccaccacAACCACCATCGCCAGCGCCGCCGACTCCGACCCCATGCACTCCTGGTGGGAGTCCGTCTCCAAAGCCCGCTCTCGCATCCACGCCCTCTCCTCCATCCTCTACCATTCCTCCGATTCCTcatccttctccttctcttcccTCGCCGACTCCGACCGCCCCGCTCTCTCTCTGCTCTCCTCCCACGCCGCCTACTCCCTTCTGTCCTCCGCGCTCTCCGCGCCCCTCTCCGGATCGGGCTCCGACCCGCTCTGCCAGTGGCTCTACGACACCTACCTCTCCTCCGACCCCCATCTACGACTCGTCGTCCTCTCCTTCCTGCCTCTCCTCTCCGCCCTTTACCTCTCTCGCGTTCACTCCTCAGAGTCCGCCTCCCTCGCTGGCTTCGAGGCCGTACTGCTCGCACTCTACGCCGCCGAGACCAAGGCCCGCAACGGCAAGCCCCTCCTCATCTCCATCCCCGACCTCTCCCAACCCTCTCTCTACCACACTCCTCGCCGCCTcgccaacaacaacaacaacaacaacaattcaAGACCCTCCGTCGGGGTTCTCTCGCCGCCTCTCGAGCCCCAGGTCGCCGTTAAGTCCACCAAACGCGCCTGCATCGTCGGCGTCGCGCTGGACTGCTATTACAAGCAGATCTCGCAGATGCCCAGCTGGTCCAAGCTCCAGTTTTGCCGATCCGTTGCGGCGTGGGCCGGGCAGGACTGTTCTTGTCAAAGAGAGTTCGATAAGGATGAAGATGAATTCGAGAACTGTACGTCGTTTTCGGATGGTGAGATTTCCATTGAGGGTGTGGCCCAAGAGATGGACAAGAAATTGGTGATTGAGAGAAATGGGGAGGATTCGGAACCCAATGGGACGAGAATTCCGCTGCCATGGGAGCTATTGCAACCGGCGTTGAGGATTTTGGGGCATTGCTTGCTGGCTCCGTTGAATTCCCAAGATGTTAAGGACGCGGCAGCCTTGGCGGCGAGGAGCTTGTACGCTAGGGCGTCGCATGAGTTGGTTCCGCAGGCGATCTTGGCGACACGGAGTCTCATTCAGCTTGATAAGCGGGCACGCTCCACCGCGAAGGTGGAGGCAGCAGCAGCGGCCAATGCCAATGCGTCTTCCAATGTCAACACGCCTAGCAAGGCTAAGAAACCTGAAATCCTGTTGGTTTCCAAGTGA